Part of the Pieris brassicae chromosome 5, ilPieBrab1.1, whole genome shotgun sequence genome is shown below.
TAGTTTTTGGTACAAGTTTATTACTACATTTAATTTCTTAGGAGCTTAACTCCCAGTTAACTTTAATGTTCACGCCAAACTTAAAAGTCTTAATATTTAAGGTTTCTCCACATACTTACcaacaattttttgtatgtttatgaGATTTAAAGTTTATTCGAGGCAATTAATAGTATTGTTTGTTCTGAATTTGGTAAacctatatgtatatgtttaataatagtaCAACTTTTATAGGGCAATACTCCATTACTATTGGCGTATATGAACGGACAGGCAGCCATGTGTCGTGTTTTAGTGAAAGCAGGAGCCTGCCTGGCGCATGAAAATAAAGAGGGCgtttctatatttaattatcaggTAATTATATATCAATCTAGCTGTAGATTAGAAGTATGAGAGTAACTGTTGTACCATTATTGAAATTCCCCTAGGTAGCGACAAGACAGCTTCTCCACAGATTGTTGGACGCGTTGCCCGCTGAAGCGCCATGGGCGGAAAGCGATCTATGTCAAGAGTGCGGTACTAAATTCACGCTGACTATGAGGAAACATCATTGGTATGGAAACCTTTACcagaatacttttatttttcacaGTAATGAAACTAGATAGAAGGAAGGTTCTTATTAAGAAATCGAAAAAAGAtactaaagttttaaattctactttaaatattgtgtattttttttaattgaattgaaaatgcatataaaactttaacatattaaaatattattatatatcttgtTTCTGtgtctgtaattatttttctttacagtCGTCACTGCGGCCGAATGTTGTGTAATAAATGTTCCAGTCAAGATATTCCCATATTAAAGTTTGGAATGAATAAACCACAACGGGTTTgcgaaatatgttttaatgtcCTACAAGTTGGTGCCAGTTAGAGTAAGCTAATTTGAAGGAGTTACGGCCCTATGTAGATACAATACCTTTAGTGTTCTGGTTCTTTCAATTGCAGGATTTCTTATCCATttcccaaaaaaaaattataatataaaagcacttcaagatttttcttttactttCATAACTACATATTAGTTagaattgatttttaaacgcgttacttttaaaattgtataccaTAGATTAAGTTACCCTGCTTATAGAGAAGTgccgtaaatatttttaatctgtgaaGCAATACTATAGTCGACGCTAAAAGCATAGATTATGCAAAGTGATAAATTTGATATGAAGTTAAGTGCTGCTTTTTCCATCACAGTCAATGGATATTACATTTCAGGAAATCCCTATACAccgattataataaattctgaTTAGTCTCCcctataaatattgtaagcTTGCCTAATTGTAAAAACTGTAATGTTATatccaaaataaacttttatttaaaagttgacTTGCTGCTGTACTTCTTCTTCATATGGATAATGCATTGTGTAGTAAGATAATACATAAGTTTTCTTTAtagaatatgtaatatataacttGTTGTCTGTCTGTAATTTGCAGCCTAATGGCATGAactgattttgatgaaattaatttatagtagCTATGGTTAGGAGATAATTTTTATAgctgatgtttttttttaatttggaaagTGTTGATTCAAACATTGTTTaagaacataattaattaaagttaatcttacattataaaatgatttttaaagtttcggtgtaaaaaccaattataccaaattaattgtttaccCATATCAACTCAGtcctgttatttttattatattagtgtaaAACTAAATCTCAGAAATGGCTtttgcaaaaataatttttttatgtggcaaattaaatcaaaggaaaaatctatattatcttatgaaaattgttacaattttaattgaatggttatttttatttatttaaatatattttatacaaaattgtattttatgtggtaatattttgcattttatGACATTCCATATTGAGAAGTTATGTGtatcaaaacatatttttgttaaactgctttaataaattgaatttatagtatataaggtgtctgattttttttaatacatttttctctaataaaaatcaaagaaaattaatattttatttatttacatagaacAAAGTCTCTCAACactgataattaattattgaataaattactaataattctACAACCCAAAGTTAGAAAGTAATTTGGATAACAGAGATATTTGAACTACACTCACTTTAACCTTTTAAAAAGATCTTTGTTGACACATTTGTCAAGTACATGAACATAGTCAATGAGTTCCTCTTCACATGTTTCAGCAGTGTTTGAACGAGAGTTCACTCTGTCGTTACATTCTTGGAATTTTGACCACATTGCTTGCAGCTCGGGTTTTTCGTGGCATTGTTCCTAGAAAAAGTATtggtaaataaactattttctaatataatatatatggcaTGCTAATTACATTACCTACAGTTCtattgga
Proteins encoded:
- the LOC123710252 gene encoding cytochrome b-c1 complex subunit 6, mitochondrial-like is translated as MAEKIIPVVRAEEEEAEEEELVDPQTQLREQCHEKPELQAMWSKFQECNDRVNSRSNTAETCEEELIDYVHVLDKCVNKDLFKRLK